The Lolium rigidum isolate FL_2022 chromosome 2, APGP_CSIRO_Lrig_0.1, whole genome shotgun sequence genomic interval AGCAGTATTTTGCTATCCAGTTATGCAGCATAAACAGTTTGGTCTTACTAAGAAACACATGGCAATACAAATATGCTAGTTCAACCTGTTCGATATTTATTTGAAGAAAGAGCAGTGAAAGGAGTACTTTCGGAGTGAGCACTTGCAATACAGAACTTGGTGTGAAGTTTGTACAGGCTACAGTATCTTTAAAAGTACAACTATATTTTTCCTTGTTGCAAACATATTTAACGTTAAAATATTGTGATAAGTGCCACTATTCTAGACTTTTTTCGATAAAACTATTGTAGACATACTATCAGTGGTTTCAGAGCCACAGACAGAACACTAAATTCTAGAGAGCTGAATAGTTCTTGGAGTGTAATGATTTTGTCATCAGATATGCCCTTAATTATACACAGTAAGTAGTTCTGATGGACATTGCACAAGGGTAGTAGTTACAAAAGTATACAAGCTACATGACAATTGCCAACGCGAACAAAACAGAACATCCATCACAAAGCAACAGCGTCTTAAGAGATGACTTTTCAATAAATCATGTAGACTTACTTTAGCACCTTCAATTTAGAGACTCCCTCTTTTGTAGTGAGTGGTTATTAGTTATTATATGCAAGTTGCAGCAAATAAATGTCCCCTGTCAGAATAACGCCAAGTAATTAAAGTAGAAGCATTTCATTTTAGAATATTAGTCATTTGAAATACTATAGGGAAATCCTGATGACTCAGTGTCTGTGAAAGTGCTATGGGCATATCATGCATAAACCCCAGAAAACAAAAGCTGACACAAAGAAAATTAGGCCTAAAAACAAAATTTTCCCTAGGAAGAGCAAGAAAGTTACAAGGAATAAGCATACCTCACTATTATCCAGAGAATGGACATCAGAACAATATCTTTGTGGTGAGGAGGAGCATGAACTACCCATGAACAAACTTTTGTCTTTAAGAGACTGAGGCCAGAATAACTGAGCAAGGACACCAACAATAAGAATAACAGAGCTACCAGCCAGAAAAGCAAAGAGCTTGTTCAGATAACCCTGCACTCAAAGAAACAATGTTGGCAAAGAGAAATAACAAACATTTTTGTGAGGAAGCTTCTACTAATATAAAGTACCAGCATACATTGTTCTTTCTAATCTTTGATGGTTCTGCATTCCAGTGGGAATGAAAAGTTTTGCCAGAGTAATGTGAATTGATCTTCAAAATACATGTCAAGAACATTCCCTAGTTCCGCCTACAGTAAGAGAAAACTTAAATGGATAAGAATGATCAAAGAAAATATGCCTACAGTAAAGCACGGGTAGAGAGTAGCCATGTACCAGTTGGAAGTGGGATACAAGAACTTCCCGCCTATTATTTGTTAACTCATGACAGCCTTTAAGCTCTGTATTCTTGAATGCTGCGGCATTAATTTGCAGTTTATAAGAAGGGATGAACTCATGAGCCCAAAGAACAAAATCAGGACCCCCAATCTCCTCCAAGCTTCCGTATTTTGGGGCTGGCCACCATGCACTCTTTGGTTTGCCCACTTCATGAGAAGACTTAGCAAGATCAAATCTCTCCAAGCATCTCCTAGCATTATTTGCTACTTCTGCCTCGGCAATTCGGTGTATACAAACAGTGGAATCGGATGAGCAGTTTGGCTTCCGGATTTGAAACAAACCAGCAGTGCCCCCGAGGTAATTCTTTTCGGTATCCTCAATGACACATGAGAAGATGGCTTCAGCAAGAGCAGATAGAAGTTTTCCATCTGATGAACTAATGCTAAAATCCACAGGAACCTGGTACGGAATCACAAATTAGCAACAGGATAACAACCAAAAAGAATCCAGTATTAAGAATTCAAGACCCAATGTACACCTTTCGGGGTTTGCTCCAATCTTCGAAATCTCTCCCTGAACCTGGAGAGAAGACTTCTAGACGAAAGTTTGCGAGCTTCTCCATTACAACTTGCTTAAGGGCCATAGCCAAAATACTGTCGGAATCAGGTTCGTTTTCCGAGAAGAAATCATCGCCATAGTCTTTCTTTATCTTGCTGGCCTTCTCTTGAACTTCCTTGGCTTGCAAAATCTACAAATCAGCAAAACTTCCTCAAGAAAAAATGAAGAAAGAAAATCGGGCCAAAGTAACGAATCTTATCATCTTTGGCGCGTACAGACAAACTAGCGAGTTTCTTCTTTGATAAACACAATAAAACGGTGCAAGCACCAATCCTTGATTGCACACTTATCTCTATTGCATCGTGAATGCCTTGCCCAGTTGCGGAATCTACATGCGTAATTTAGTTTCTCCAACTGTTTCACGATGTGTGAGCATGTTTTCTATGATCTAAAGTAGTGGAATGCTGTTTATATTAAAACTAGTGATTCCTATATTAGTGAAGCATAACCACATCCAACAAAATCAATCCGAACTGGTACAATTTAGCACTGCAAAGCGTACTAAgctaggtggaggtggaggtggaagcGCTCACCAGTCGAGTGGACGCGGCGCCGCCAGGACCAGGGAGGAAGGCCTCCATGACCATGGCCTCGGATCCAGCGCCGaggtgcgcctccgccgccacgccgccgtcggccgcggccgcggccgcgaccgCCTGCTCCCGCCGCGcggcgccggcgacctcgagccgCGCGAGGCCAGCGTCGTAGCAGCGCGCGATGGGGATGGCGCGCCTTCCGTCTCCCTCCGCGACTCGGATTTCCCTTTGGCCGCTGGCGCGAGCCGCCACGGCGGGGAGGCGGAGTGGGGGGAGGGCGAGGCGAGGCGTCGGGGTCAGCCGTGGTGGGGCTCTGAGGAAGCGGGGTGGGTACCGGGAGGACGCGAAGCGCGGGGGGAATGGCGGATGgtggagcgggaggaggagggacggGGACGGCATCCTGCCGGAGGAATCGCCGGAGAcgagggcggcgccggcgacCACGGGTGCGGGGGCGCAGGAGGTTCTCGGAGGTTTATCGTGTCATGTCTTGAATTCGGGGGATTTTGTTtacatttaaatttaaacaaatctcaGATCCCTCCCTCGTTTTTTGATTATCCACATTAAACATTTGTGATCAAGAACAATACATATTGAAATCATAGTTTCTATGGTTGTGATTCTGTAACTAAATTAAACACTGTCCAGTAACTATGTTCTAAATTCGGAATCTTAAAAATCCCATTGATGAATTATTATTGTTCACTATAATTTTAAAAGAGAGAattgtcaagtgaacccatgaaccccggtcaaaattttatcataagaaacacaattTCTATTGtatttatcttactttctatttACTGCATTATTTTAATTcgaaaataataaaaatatttACTTATCTCATTTGCACACAAAACCCGAAAAATAATCAgcctttacttagtttactttatttgttttatttagtttagtttacttactacttttatttactattattcatacgaaatcttgtgcttgacaaccacatggtggagttgggaTACATggttttattttactttgcagaattgatagacgaagaggaggagagacAACTTTTTGCCCAATTCCTCGACAGTTCGATATaaacctcgagtcacccttgtggggaaaatctcTTCCTAACTACATACTCTGCACTTCGAGTCCCAATGTTATCACACGCCTAGGTGTGCGCGGGGGGGGTGCCCCCCTCCCCGTGGCATGGACCGTTGACATAGTCTACATATACCTCTTGTAGGTTTATAATATAATCCAGAGGTGAATAGCAGTGGATCAAGATGGTGGCGCGAAGATTGTGCGTGACCTTGTTGGGGTGGCGGCTGGGGGGATTGCGTCCTTGGCATCGGCAAGCATCGCTTCCAAGATTACGGTGGACGGCACCAAACGCCTGGAAGCAGGCGTGGGGGCGCTGTACGGTGGCTTGCTCGACCACCGTGAACGAGGTAATTAGAATTGAAGTAGAGGGCCGAAGGACTTTGGGCCATCTACGTATCATCACCAATTCACCACCACAACTCTGTCATATTTCTATAGGATCTCCTGATCTCCATGGTCTGCGAGGAGCTGTAATTTGTCGCAGGTTTCCTTATAGGCAGAACAGTACCAATGGCTCCCCTGCAAAGGGAACGCCGCACGGCGCGACGAGCTGACGAGCAGTTCGGTCCCGCAATGTTTTCTCCCATGTGAAAGATACACCCATGATGAGCCGACATGCTATTTGTCAGGCGTCGTTGGCGCCCCTGCGGACTGAGTCGCCGTGTTCTGCATTCCGACGAAGTTGCTGTGCCATGTTGGTGCATATCTTTTTTGTTAATTGGTACAAAGTGCGATTATGAACTATGTCACACATTCCTTTTCCAATGCTTTTATTTTACCAACTTAAATTGTTATAAGTCTAGATCAACATTTCTTATACACTTTTCCAAAAAAGTTTCAAACAATAAAATAAGGTTCTGATGTTTTCAGGAGTATACTTCCAGAAGGTTTTCTGAAGATCTCTGAAATCTAGGCGAGGTCAAATGCACCATTGAACTCAGACGATTATCATATGATTGCTCTACACCTGATGTATGGGCAGTAGTTATTTCTTGGTATAACGATTTAAGCTGGTGGTTCGCTCTTCTGCCATGTTTCGGAAAAGGAATATATTTCTCCTATGTGTATCACTATAGTAAGTTTTGTAATTTTTCGCTATTTGTGTATTTTCTGTTCAAGTATGCAATTCCTTCCCTATTTCTATTTGGCATGGCCAACTGCTAAATAAGTTTGAATTACCGTCTTTACATTATCGTTGCTCGCCAACATGGAAGAAGACAAAATAAAGTGATTCTTACATATCTAAGGCAAGCATCAACTTCAACTAGATGTTCCAGCTGTTATAGCACATGTTGCAGGCAGTAAATCAACTTCAATTTTGAATGCTCTATGAAAAACAAGATCCTGAAGTTTTCTCACGGACATTGCACTAAGAGCCAAAGTTGGAATCGTTCTCCTTTCTTATTTGTCATGGTAATTATATTTTCATGGATGTGTTAGGATCACCTCATGGACAAGCTTTTTACACCCAATTATGATACTTATAGTACATCCATTTTTTTGATAAATTTATTTCAATAATTTCCTGCAGCAACGCGCAAGATATTATCTAGTAACATACAATACTCGTGTGCCAACAAATACCCAACATTACAGCTATCCCTTAAGcccggcgacttcattcattccaATTAGGAGTTGTTTGTTTGCCTCGGAGAGTCGGAGTGAACAATCCTAATACATCGTGCATGGAAGGTTGCGTTGTTGCTCTAGTACTATTTGTCTACTATCACCATGGCCCGTGTCAACATCCTCAAGATATAGTTTGACTTGGTGCACCTGGAGTAGAACTTCGAGTTGCTACATGACCTGTAAAACAACCACGGGCCTGATGCTTTTGGTTTCCTCCTTGATCTTAAACGGAAGGCTCGAAatgagcccgactttgaattaacaaagccatcaaccggctaggagttacaCCAGAAGTTACAACACACGCGCGCAAAGCGCAAACCGAAACACAAAACAGAAGACAACACAAGGAACGTCAAGCCCGCCGGAGCGTCAACTTGAACCATGAAAAGGGAGCTTTGTCTTCTGCAGCACCGGAGCAATCACGGCCATGTCCGCaccaacaaacctccaccgcaccaagacTGCAATCCACGGGGAACTCAACGACGGGCCGATCACCTAACAGAGCTTGAGGAGCCAAAGAAGGAggggtcttgcggcgacgcctccaagaaggggaatGGCGCTGGAGTGCGCCATCGTCACCGGCAGAGACGTAAGgtcctgcaaagttttcacccgGACCCAAGAGCCACCACCCCCGGAGCTCGAGCTAGGTCCGGACCTGGAACACAACATCATCCCCTCGGCATTGGGATAAGCACACCGACAAAGGCTACGACcagacgccgacctagcaaagccccccaaggcgctaggGAGGACATCAGCTACCGCAGCAAGCCGTGTAAAAACAGCCAAGCCGACGTTGCGAGAGGGCTGAAACACCAGCAAGAGGTCACATGGTGATCCACAAGACACTACCAAAGAGGCATGCCCAAAGCGAGGCCCCCAAGGAGAGCAGATTGAGGCGGAGGGATGGAGCACATCACTTCGAATAGGAGAGACAGcatcgggacgccttcaacaagggagtgACACCCGCAGGTGCCGCCGTCACCGGCACAGGCCACTGCCATGTGCAGCTTTCGCTGAGGTCCAAACACCTGATCAAAGTTCCGGACGCCATCGCGAGGGCGTAGAGCAGACAAAGCAGAAATCGCTGCCGCGCCCCCAACCGAAGCCGCACTAAGCACTAGCCCCAACTAGACTCGAGCGCAAGGTGAACGCAGATTGGCTGGCAATGCCCGGCCAGACCCAAATCTAGACGTCGACGACACTAGATCGGCGGCAACCCGACGACCCCACCATCCCCAGAGCGTCACCACCTGCGCGAACGCGACCAAACTGGTCGGAGGGGAAGCATACCAAAGCCACGAGAGCAGCTGCAGCAGCGAGCATGCTGCCTACCCCGGCGAGCACGCGCGGCCCAAGGACCCACTCTGGATGGCCGGCAAGAACGTCGCCCACAACGACAACGAAACAGTCGGAAACCCCCAAGGTCCCGACACAGCCTAAGCGGGGCCGCCGGACCCCGGCCACCGCGCAGGACGGACAACACGCTGCTCAGCCGACACCATCAACCCCAGCCGCGCGACGGCAGCATACACGGGAGGCCACGATGGGGAAGGCAAGGGTGTGAGGGCGACCGGGCCCACCAAGCCCGGATCTAGGcccgcgggccaagatctggccgCCCCAGAGCATCCcccgcagcaccggcggcggcggccggaggctccACCACCGCGCCTAGGCACGAGCTACGCCATGGCGGGAGCCCGCAGCGGCCGGGCCAGGGCCGGCGCCTTCTCCGCCGCAGAATGAGGCCGCCCCGACGGAGCGTCCTCGCGCGCGGGAGagagaaggccgccgccgccagcaccgccagggctttgcccggcggctcccgccggcggcggcgacgagggaaGGTGTGGGGGGAGGGGCGCGCGGGCGtggggcggcggcgccccggccgCCCTCGGGGGGGGCGACGGGAGCGGGGGGAGTTTTCTGTCCTACTCGGGCCCTTCCTCCTTGatcttattagtgtactttaaataATATGAAGATGTAAATACATAACTGGGAGAGAGATGTAATGATTGAGGAAAGAACCTCACATATATATAGAGGGAGAGATACATGTGGAGTTATGTTGCACATTTTACCTCACTATTAGTGTGATACCCCCACATTACAATTGGTGTGAGTTACTTTGAACCTAAAACCAATGTGACATTTCCTTTTAAAATTTAATCATGCATGTTctacaaaaaaagaaagaaggaagAAATATTTAATCTTTTGATAGAGCACTGTCATGCCACAAGCATGGAATGACACGTGTGTCTCCTTAAACTGTTACACACTTGCCACCTTAGCGTGGGCCTTCCTTGTCAGCAACACCGTCAAAAAGTTAAAGTGACCGAGCAGTGCTTGTTGCAAGAATTAGAATGTGGACTAGTTGgattttgcaacaaaaaaaatcagTTAGCGCCTCATCGGTACAAAGGTGGATTTGACTTAGGTACGATATAATACCCCTGAAATCCTCAATACACCTCAAACCGAGGGAATTTGGCTCAAACCGAACGAAGGCCTAAGAGAAGACAATCCTCTTGTTTCCATTTTTTCTCCTTAAACTGAGCAATTATCTATTTATCCTAAATGACATTGATAAGATGGGACAATTGTACATGCCATAGCTTCGACCTGCTGTGCATATTGCCAATATTTTTCCGAACAGGAGAAGGGTCCAGAGGACCCGGAAGCTTCATTAACTCGGCAGGCTACAGTTACAAGCAGGGCTCAAAAGAAAATAGAAATTACAAAGCAGTCCTTGCTTTTTGCAAAAATGACCTTGCAGGAAATCTGAAAACGCGATCAATTCCTTCGCTGCCgacgccattgttgaccttgcagCGACGGCCACCTTCTCCActccggggacgaaaccacttggagAGGATGTGGTGATCTATGCCGTGCTGAGGCCAGGTAATCCTCCGACTCTGGAGGAAGAGAAAACCTCTGAGTAGCAACTCAGCAGGTGCGGAGCGGCCCCATCGGCCAAGAATAGCGGCAGCATCGATTGCCGTCGCTTTGGAGCTTCCGCGAGAGGAGCTTCGCCGTCTTCTCCGCTGCCTCCAGATCCAGCCCCACCCAGTCCTTGGTCACCACCATATATAGCTACCAAGACGAAGGGGAAAGGCCACACCCAGGGGCAGCACAGCCACGAACCACCACCTTGTCGGTGAAGAAAGAGATAAGGTGCTTTGCTtctccccctcgcctccacggccggccgggTCAAGCTTCAGCACACAGAGAACCACGCCGCACCACCTCCCCCActtcgccgccatggccggccaggagaaGCTTCACATCGCTATACTTTCTCACCACAATGTGACCATCAGCCTCTGATTTATTTGGGGGAGCGGTGCTCAATCCATCTGCTTCGTGCTCCAACCAGAGGAGCAAGCGAAGTAGGAGGAAGAACCCTAGAAATCTCAGGATCTGGCTGGAGAAATCCCAAGATCCGCCCCATCTAATGGACATAGAGCCCACTACTGGCAGACCGCCAAGACTACTACTATGTACAGAACGGGCCGCCCCTCCTTCTCTTCTCcagacggcggcgccgccggagtTGAGTCGGAGGAGCTCCCGGAGGAGAAGGAGGTCTCTCAAGGTACTGTAGACAATAGAGAGGGAGGAAGGGGGAAAGTCCCTAGGTGGATTTTCATCCATATTGCCAATATAACACCAAGCCATATATAGAGAAGAATGTCACATGCATATATAGGCAAAACCGATAGAAAACATGATAGGGCGCGTTACGTATGCGACTCGGTTTCATATATTTTACTTGGTATATGGGTATAAGGGTAAGAAGAGCTAGGGCGTGATACGTACATGGTTCGGTTTCTTATTTTACCGTGTACATGTATGTGTTGGACttttttttttacgaaacacAGTACACACGCAGACGCTCGtacatacgtacatacactcatccctatgaacgcacacacatcCTACCCCTGTGAGCACCTCCGAGAGCGTGCCGAGACGCGCTGCTGTCTGCCGTAGAGGCCGCGGCGGCCTGCCGAGGCAAGCGCGGCGACGGCAGAGACAGGCACGCGGGCGCGGTGTGGATCGTCGATGCCGAtgttggagtagaggcgcgcggtgacggtggcggtgggcgactcaatccgatctataatCGGTAAACCAAAAAAACAAACGTCGGTCGATCGACCGGCGGACAAAAAAGAAAACCGATCTACAGATCAGAAAAAAAGAAGACTAAGGGCAGCCGATCAACCGATCGGCAGACGAACCCTCGTACAGTTTGCGCGGCCCCCGGAATAGGTCATgaagatcgacctccccgggagCGGCGCGGAAGCTTGTAGGCGGCTAGGTCAAAGATCAtgtcgctctgataccatgtagaactatagagagggagagagattgacGAAATATGGTggttgtattattgagcctcatggatgTGTACATATAGGCGTACAAGGATCATCTTAAAGTGCCAAGACAAGACAcgagatctatctctatcctcGATGATTACCTAAACCGTACATAtaactctaacaatatgcatgttgCCAATATAACAGCTTGTGTTGCTGCAAGCAAACAATGAACGGAAGAAAGTCACATGCAAATAGGCAAAACCGATAGAAAGCATGCTTAGTGCTTGGTACGTATATAGACTCGGTTTCGTATTTTACTTGGTATATAGTACGGTATGTAAGTATAAGGGTCGTCTACGGGGAAAAGGAGACTTTTGGGCATCGGATTGGGAGACCGGGACCGATCATGATCGCCACAAGGTTTTTGTTCTAGCGGACGATTGGCAGGAGAATCGGGAGGCCGGCCGGCGATATATTGCTGTACCTATCACTTCCTGGGCTCCCCAATATTCCGATTCAAAACCTCCAAACCGGCAAACCACTGACCACACTCCAATATGAGCGACACCAGCGGTCTCCGTAACTTCGTCGACCTGCTCCACCCCCGCTCCGGCCGCCCCGCCGTGCCAAAGCCGGTGGCAGACGATGTAACCACCCGATACCACCTCTTCCCGGGGTTCCCTTCCAAAAAAACAAAGTCGCCGTCCCATATGAGCGACGCCGGACAGAtttggccgccgccaccgctcgaCGACGAGGACGTCCTCACCGAGATACTCTGCCGCCTGCCACCCCTGCCATCTTCGTTCATGCACGCATCCCTCACCTGCAAGCTCTGGGGTCGCCTCGTCAACTCCGCCGCGTTCCGCTGCCgcgtcgtcgaccaccaccgcCACGCCCCGATCTTCGGCGTCTACGAGAAGTACGCCAGGACGCTCCGCTTCATCCCCGCCCTCCACGTTCCAGACCGCATCCCTCCCAAGAGATTCTCACTCAAGGTCGGCGCCGACGGCAGTGCCACTGTGGACCACTGGGACGTGCTTGAGtgccgccacggccgcgtcctcgtcATCAACCTCACCCGGCGCGAGCTCCTCGTCTTCGACCCCGTCTCGGGCGACCGCCGCGTCATCGCCTTCCCGCTGGATTTTCTCAACAACATCTGCACTGCCAACGGAGCCGCGGTCTGGGAGGACGAAGGAGCAGGACACTCGAGTAAATTTCGGGTGGTGCTGGTCGGCTTCTGGGGCGATGGGGGCGAGGGAAAGGTTGCCGCCCGCGTCTACTCCTCTGAGACCGGCGAGTGGGGTGACCTCGTTGCGGCGCCTGACCGCCCGGAACCATGCCTCGTTGGCCGTCTCCCGTGCACCCTCGTCGGCAATGGCCTCTACTGGTGGCTGGCCGAGCCTCTGGGCTCCATACTCCACTTCGATTTTGGTACCCAGAACCTAACCATCATCGACAAGCCTCCCATCGCCAACATCAACATCGGCTGCAGCAGGATCATCCGGGGAAAGGATGGCACTCAGCTGGGCCTC includes:
- the LOC124689511 gene encoding uncharacterized protein LOC124689511, with translation MPSPSLLLPLHHPPFPPRFASSRYPPRFLRAPPRLTPTPRLALPPLRLPAVAARASGQREIRVAEGDGRRAIPIARCYDAGLARLEVAGAARREQILQAKEVQEKASKIKKDYGDDFFSENEPDSDSILAMALKQVVPVDFSISSSDGKLLSALAEAIFSCVIEDTEKNYLGGTAAFKNTELKGCHELTNNRREVLVSHFQLGMFLTCILKINSHYSGKTFHSHWNAEPSKIRKNNGYLNKLFAFLAGSSVILIVGVLAQLFWPQSLKDKSLFMGSSCSSSPQRYCSDVHSLDNSEVRGYCVSVVKKIKDSCGCPGDIVVDENIGAWVGELPDCFKAINLGEYAASDDARDSRTVSQETENLLVSSPTETTSHLEQKDNTRESLQNIASFQVVMSEQGKLVGFQPTSRLAVSHWANNPLAALLYEGRKLSPAFLEPRLKLCCPAKVVPIELLMSVNSEPFFALARPVQDPC